In Acidobacteriota bacterium, the DNA window GGGGGGGGTGGGGGGTGGTGGCGTGGCGTTGGGGGCCCGCTGGGGTTTTTTCCGGGGTGTGGGGTGGGGGGGCGGGGCGGGGGGGGGGGGGGGGGGGGGGGCGGCCGGGAGGGCGAAGCTCCCGGCAGCCCGATGGCTTCAGTGCTCGTTGCTGCACTCGGCGGAGGCAGCGTGGTGTCCTTCCTGGAAGGCGTTCATGATTTCCTGAAAAGCCGGCCATCCAGTGGACATGAAGATCGGTGCGATGGAGCCCGGTGGCTGGCCGAGCTTCGCAGTGTGCTGCTGGTTGATCTCCGGCACCAACCGGAAGGGGCTCATGACGACGTCCCCGACAGCAGAGCCGGCCATAGCTCCGGCTGCCGAGATTCCGCCCATGACGAGATGCTCGAACTGGGCGACGGGCCAGGTGTAGTAGAGGGTAGCGAAGGTGCAGGCCACGATGTTCTTGTCCTCGCCCGTCTCGGGCTCGTCTGGATCCTCCGGATCCGGATCGACCGGCTCGTCCGGGCCGCCGCCGCCGCCGTTGCCGTTGCGCGGTCCGTCACCCCAGTCGCGCCGGATAGTGCCCGGCGGACGGGCGTTGCCGTCGTAGTAGCGGGTTCCATCGATGAAGCCGTTGTCTCCGGTGCCGCCGCCGCGCCCGCCATCGACGATCTCGTCGTCGCTGTAGAAGCACTCGACTCTCTCGCCATCGTGGTAGCAGACCAGTATCGAGCTCAGGCCTGTCGGGTCGGTGCGGTTGATTGGGTTGCCCAGGGTGTAGGCATAGCGGTTGAGGCTCTGCGGCTGGCTCGTGACGCCCACCACCGGGTCGACGCTCAGGAACCGGCCGAGGCTCCACAGGTAGTGCCGGGCGTGCATGTAGTCGGCGCCGGTGGAGCCGTCGCGCTCGTGGCCGGTGAACAGGGGTGAGTCCTCGAAGTTGGCGCTGCCGCCTTCGCGCTCGCCGTAGGGAAAGAAGAAGTGCTCGTCGCGGTAGGTACCAGCCGCCCGCTTCATGGCGACACCGTGGGTGACCAGTCGCACGCTGCCGAGGTGGTCGAGGTGGAAGTCGCGGTCGGCGAAGGTGTCCGTCGAGGCGCGGGCGAGCAGGCGGCTGCCGGCGTAGATGTAGTCACGGTCGCGTAGCCAGCGATCGCCGTCGAGGGTGATCTTGGTGATGAACCGTTGGTCGAGATCGCGCAGGAAGAAGGCGCCACCAGCCATCGTCGCATCGGCGGCGATCTGCATCGTGCGCTCCCCGAAGGCGTCGTAGAGGTAGCGTTGGTTGCCCTGACCGACCAGTCGGTTGGAGGTGTCGTAGGTGAACTGCCAGGCCGGGATGGACGACGACGGTGGCGGCTGCAGGAGGTTGCCGGCGGCGTCGTAGCTCGCGCCGCTCAGGCGGTTGGTCTGCGGGTTGACGGGCAGTGAGCGTTCGCCGGTGGTGTAGCCGTCCACCGCCGTGAGGTTGCCGAAGGGATCGTAGGTGTAGCTCTGGTCGAAGGCTCCCGACAGGTAGGAAGCCCGGGCCAGGCGACGGGCTTTGTCATAGGTGAAGGCATGGCTGCCCATCGTTTTGAGATTGCCGGCGCCGTCGTAGGTCATGGTGCCGCTGTCGAAGCCCGGAGTGACCGCGCTGGTGTAGAGGCGTTGCGGACGCCGGCGGAAGCTCGGGTCGATGTCCTGGTGGTCGCGCACTCCGTTGGCGTGCTCGATCTCCTTCCACACGCCGCTCGGGTGGTAGGTGATGGAGCGTGCCCAACCCGGAACCTCGGTCAGCCGGCCGCTGTCGTACTTGTAGGTCACGACGCGGCCGTTGGCGGCCGGGCCGGTGCAGGTGACCGGCAGATCGCAACGCGGAAAGTCGCGGCTCGCCACCTGACCGAGCTCGCTGTAGGTGTAACCCTGGCGGAAACGGACGCTGGGACTGCTCCACAGCAACTGAGTCGTCTTCTGCGACACGGCGTTGGCGAGGCCATCGTAGGAGAAGGTCTGCTGGACGATGACCGGCTCCTCGCCGGTGCCGTTCCAGGGTAGATCGAGGTAGTTGTATTCCTTGGCGATCCACAGCTGGCCGCGGCTGGCGGCGACCACACCATCCCACTGCAGCTCGCGCAGCAGGCGCGATGCGGCGTTGCGGTCTCGGACCGTCCGCAAGCGCCCCATCAGGTCGTAGGTCAGGGCGTGGCTGTTGGGGCCGTCGTCGCGCCGATGGGCGAGGCCGAGGGCATCGTATTCGCGGTAGTAGAGGGTGCCATTGCCGGCGGTGCCCTTTTCGGGCACCGTCTCCGAGAGCAGGAAACCGCGGTTGTCGTAGGAGAAGTTGCGCACCTGGGTGGTGCCGCCGCTGGTGGTGGTCGCCGACGTCAACCGGCCGCCAACGTCGTAGCGGTAGGTGGTGGGAACCAAGGCTCCGCCGGCGCCCGACCGCTCGCGCACCGTGCGCAAGCGGCCGTAGCGGTCGTACTCGAAAATCCGCGGCACGTAGGTTTCGCCACCGGCGAGGGCCAGCTTGGTCTTGCGCTTGACCTTCCACTCGGCGATGCGCTGCACCTTGAGGTCGTGGGTCGATCCATTCGGCGGACGGATGACGCTGGCTCGGCCGAAGGGGTCGAAGCTGAGGTATTTGGTGCTCGGCTTGGTCTCGTTCCAGGCCCCCCACTCGGAGATCGAGGTCATCCAGCCGCGGGCGTTGTGCTGGCGCTCGCGGGAAGACCAGATATTGCCCGGCAGGAGGCGTCGCTCGTCGGCCAAGCGACCGAGGGCGTCGAAGATGCGGTGACTCTGCGCCAGGACGGCGCCGCTGGTGGGGGAGATTTGGGTGGTGGTGAAGCGCGGCCCGTTGCTGGCCGAGGCGATGACGTAGGCGTACTCGGTGCGGGCCCCGGCGTCGGGAGTGACGGTGAGGGGCCGGCCGAGGGTGTCGTAGGTGTAGCGGCGCTCGAAGCCGGACGGATCGCGCTCCGCCAGGACCAGTCCGGTTCCGGCCTCGACATCGACGTCGTAGAGCAGGAATGGGCCGTTGCCTCCCGCCGAGGTTCGCGCTCGGCTGCGCAGGTGGGCGGGGCTCTGGGAGTCGTACTCGTGGCTCAGCCAGTAGGCCGGCTGAGCGGGAACCGAGCCGCAGCCGCCGCCGCTGGTGGACAGGGGCTGCCGGTCGCTGCCGTAGTGGCGCTGGTCGGTGACTCGGCCGCGGGCGTCCCGAGAGCGCACCGTCAGCAGATCCCGGGAGCTGCGGACAGCGCCGGCGGCGAGCGCCCGCTGGCAGGTTAGAAAGCCGGTATCCGACTCGAAGTGGAACTCGCTGCGGGCGCGCTGCTGGCCGTGGGCGTCCGGCTCGTAGACCTCCGTCGAGTCGAAGATCCCGAGCACCCAGGGCTCGCTGATGTGGACCGGCGCATAGCTGCCGGGATAGGTGCCGGTCGAGCGGTTGAAGCCGATGCTGGTCTCGCGCCGCTCGCCATGGCTCGAGCCGGCCCAGAAGTTGCCGGTGGTGACCTCGCGGCGAAAGTGTCCCAGGCCGTCGTACTCGCTCCACACCGTGTCCATTTGGCGATCACCGGTGGGGTCGTGAAAGACCACCCGCTGCGCTTCCACCTGGCGGTTGGTGTTGTGCCAGTCGACTTGGGGATAGACCTCGGTGCCCTGGCCCGGGGTGGTGTCGCGGCGGAAGCGCAGGTAGGTGGAGCGTTCGAGGTTGCCAGCGCAGCCGTCGCTGCCGTCGTGGTCGCTCCAGAACTCCGAAGACAGGTAGAGCGAGCCATCGGCACTCTCCCGACTGTAGGCGAAGGGCAAACCCGTTTCCCAGCCCCGTGGGCGTCCCAGGGAGTTCACCGGATCGACCCAATAGATGGCGTTGAAGAAGTGCTTGCTGCAGTCGTTCGTCGGGTAGACCACCTCGATGTGCATCTCGGGATCATGGGGCTCTCCCGGCACTCCCGAGGGCAGCGCCGGAATTGCCGTCCACTTGTATTTCCAGACGCCGAGCTCGCTCTGGGAGCTGATCGGCCCGGCGTCGTAGAGGCGGCGTTCCTTGACCGACGCGGTGGAGTTGAACACCGAGTTCGATTCGTTGGGCGGGAACTCCCGCTCTTCGAAGTCCCAGCGGATCTTGCCGCCGGTCGGCAGGTTCAGGCCCCGCAGAACTCCGGGCAGGTCCTCGACTTGCCGGCCGCCGATCGACTCGCACTGGTTGTAATAGAGGAGCTGGCCAGCCTCTTCCATCGCGAAGGAGCTGCCGTCCGGGAAGTCGACTGCGGTCAGGTGCGGAAGGGGGATGCGAGGATCCGTGGACGGCGACGTGTCCTTGCAACCGACATCCACCTGAACCTCTCGGTAGTGGAAGTCGTAGACCGCCGGCGTGGCGCCGAAGGAGTCGATCTCGACCCGCGTCACGATGCGGTGGAGGTAGTGGATCGGAGCTCCGCCGATTTGGTCGGCGAGGTAGACCCGGTGGGTCAGGCCGTAGCGGTCGACGACGGTGCGCAGGGTGTCGTCCGTGCCCGGGGTGCTGGGATCGGCGCCATAGGTGATGGTGAGATCGGGGTCGCTTTCCGATCCGAAGGCGTTCCACACTTTGGTCAATCGCAGAGGGCTCTGCGGACCGCAGGTGCCGACAAACTTCTGGGTCGTGCCGTCCGGCGACTCGATCTCGACGGAGCAGGGACTGAGCCGCAGCCGCAGGTAGCTGCCGTCGCGGGTATAGAAGACCTGTTTGGTGCCGTCGTCGCCATCGTCCCCGTCGTCGCGGTGGAGCTTGTCGTAGAAGACGTGGCGGCCGCCGTCGGCTCCTACGTAGAGCCACCGGCCGGTGCCGTTGTAGGACGCCTCCGGATGGTAGACCTCACCCCAGCCCAGATGCCATCCGAAGCCGGCCGTCTTGTTGCGGTCCGGGCTCGCCACGATGGTGTCGTCGGGGAGGGTTTCGTACTGCCACAGGTTGCTGTTGTAGGTCAGACTCCAGGGGCCGATCGGAATCGTGACCGACAGGGCACCGGAGTAGAGATCGACCACATCGACCTGCTCGGCGCTTCTCAGCAGGGCGCGCTCGGGATCGCTGACTCCCACCGGGTGGCTCGGGGAGTAGGCGAGGGCGAAGGGCGCTATGGCCAGGCTGAGAAGGGCGAGGAGCGGGGCGACGAGTGGTCTGGAATTCGGGTGATGGAGGTGCTGCTTCGACATCGATGTTCTCCTTTCGTGGGCCAGATTTCCTGGCCATTCTCGGGAGGCTCGATGGTGAGGTCTTGGACGGAATTGCGATCGCCCAGGACGGCGAGGCGAAGGCACCAAGAGGCCGGGTGCTCCCAGGAGAGCGTCCGGTCTGAAGCCGTCGTTTCGAGGTCGAGAAGCCGGCGGCGCCGGCAGGGGCCGGGACCTTCGTTCTCAGGTCGTCCTTGAACTGTCAACCCGGTGAGGACCGTACGGTGACCAGGAGATAGATGACGCGGTGAGGGCCGCGCTCAGTGCCGTCGAGAGGTGAGCGAGCCTCCAGGGGCGTTCGCCCGTGGTCGCTTCCGGAATGGGGTTCCGGAGGCGGTCTGCGATCCGAGTCCAGCGAGGCGAGGAGCCCGAGAATTCTCACGTGTCCGAAGTCCTGGAAAAGCTATCGATAATGACATGTTTTTCTCATTAGGGCTGCAAGTCCTGCCTTTGCTTGGATATAATCCCCGGCGATGAGGACCATTTGGGCGTTCTGCCTGGCCTTGGCGTTGGTCTTCGCCTCTTCGGCGGAGTTGGTCGGCCACGATCACGCGGCCGGCGCTGACTATGCTGTTCGCCACTGCGCCGCCGATCACGACAGCGGCCTGGGCGAGGAGCCCGGGGCCGGCTGGACGGCCGCCGGCGATAGCCATGAGCACCGCTGTCTCGGTTGCCGGATGGGCGCTCACCGTCTGGCTGCCGCGCCTGGGCTTGCCGTCGGTAGCCCGGCCTCGAACCCCGAAGTCCTCGTTGTCTCGGGTGTCGACTCCTGGGTCCTGCGGCCCTGGTCCAGTCACACCAATCGCGGTCCCCCTCCCCACTAAGTCCTTTTCCTCGACCCCCAAGCGTCCCCTGCGAGGAGCGCCATTCGCGGACGGCTTACCGGTGTGGTGATGCCGTGCATTCCAGGAAAAAGACCCGTTGCCGGTCGTCTCATGACGGCTCGCGCCAAAGGATTCATAGAGATGTCGATTTTCTGTCTTTCGGCTCGCCGACCCATCGTCTTTCTGTTGGGTCTCGCCACCTTGTCGTTCAGCCTGCTGTTTCCCATTGCCCTCGTCGCGCAGGAGACCGGTAGCCTCACCGGGCGCGTGACCCCTACTCACGACCACGACTTCATCCTGTCGACGGCTCGAATTCCCGATCTCGGCCTCAAGGTCGACGTGGCCGCCGACGGTTCCTTCCGCTTTGGGTCCGTCCGTCCGGGTTCCTACATTCTCGAGGTTCGGGTGCCGACCCTCGGCGTGGTCGCCGAGCGGGTCGAAGTGCGCGCCGGTGAAGAATCGACGGTCGAGGTGGAGCTCAAGGCCGGCAGCCACTCGGAAGAGATCTCGGTGACGGCGACGAGCGATGCTCGCGGCCTCTTCGAGCTCGCTTCGCCGACCACCAGCATCAGTGGCCAAGAGCTCGAGGAGCGCCTCGAAGCGACCCTCGGCGAGACCCTCGGGCAGGAGGCGGGCATTCACTCGACCTTCTTCGGTCCGGGAGCGAGCCGGCCGATCATTCGAGGCTTGACCGGTGACCGCGTTCGCATGCTGGAGGGCGGTATCGGTACCGGCGACGTTTCCGGGGTCAGTGTCGATCACGCCGTCACCGCCGAGCCGGCTCAGGCCGAGCGAATCGAGGTGGTCCGCGGTCCGGGCACCCTGCTTTATGGCTCGAGCGCCATCGGTGGTGTGGTCAACGTCATCGACGAGCGAGTTCCCTCGGTGCGCGGAACCACGGGAGTCCACGGCAGCGTCGAGGTGCGCGGTGGCACCGGTGCCGACGAGCGTCAGGGCTCGCTGCTGCTCGAGGGCGGCAGTGGCAACTGGGCGTGGAACGTCGCCGCCACCGGTCGCGAGACCGATGACTACGAGATTCCCGGCTTCGCCAACGCCGAAGAAGAGGAGCACGAGGAAGAGCACGAAGAGGAGGGCCACGAAGAGCACGAAGAGGAGAATCCCTTCGGCACCGTGCCCAACAGCGACATCGAGACGCGCAGTGCCCGCGCCGGTGTGACCTACTTCTTCGGTAATCGCGGCTTCTTCGGAGTCTCCGTCAGCGGTTTCGACACCGAATACGGCTTGCCCGGTGGCCACGGCCACGGGGAAGAGGGCGAAGAGCACGAAGAAGAGGAGCACGAAGAAGAGGAGCATGAGGAAGAAGAGGAGATCGTGCGCATCGATATGGAGCAGCGCCGCCTCGACCTGCAAGGTCAGGTGATCGATCCCTTCTCCGGCTTCCAGGCCTTCAAGTTCCGCCTCGGCACCACCGATTACGAGCATGCGGAGCTCGAAGGCGACGAGATCGGTACGCTGTTCTTCAACGACTACCTCGAGACCCGCCTCGAGCTGGTGCAGGAACAGCGCGGTCGCCATCGCGGCTCCTTCGGGCTGCAGTTCTCGGACCGCGACCTGGAAGCGATCGGCGAGGAGGCCTTCTTGGAGCCCACCACCACCCAGCGCTGGGGAGTGTTCACGCTGCAGGAGTACGCCGCCGGTGACGTCAACTGGCAGTTCGGAGCCCGCTTCGAGAGCCAGGACGTCGATCCCGCCTTCAACGCCTCGCGCTCCCACGATGGGCTGAGCGCTTCGGTCGGCCTGGTGTGGCAGGCCAACGAAGTCTTCTCCCTCGCCGCTTCGGTGGCGCGTTCGGTGAAGCTGCCGGCGGCCGAGGAGCTCTTCTCGGATGGG includes these proteins:
- a CDS encoding RHS repeat-associated core domain-containing protein, giving the protein MSKQHLHHPNSRPLVAPLLALLSLAIAPFALAYSPSHPVGVSDPERALLRSAEQVDVVDLYSGALSVTIPIGPWSLTYNSNLWQYETLPDDTIVASPDRNKTAGFGWHLGWGEVYHPEASYNGTGRWLYVGADGGRHVFYDKLHRDDGDDGDDGTKQVFYTRDGSYLRLRLSPCSVEIESPDGTTQKFVGTCGPQSPLRLTKVWNAFGSESDPDLTITYGADPSTPGTDDTLRTVVDRYGLTHRVYLADQIGGAPIHYLHRIVTRVEIDSFGATPAVYDFHYREVQVDVGCKDTSPSTDPRIPLPHLTAVDFPDGSSFAMEEAGQLLYYNQCESIGGRQVEDLPGVLRGLNLPTGGKIRWDFEEREFPPNESNSVFNSTASVKERRLYDAGPISSQSELGVWKYKWTAIPALPSGVPGEPHDPEMHIEVVYPTNDCSKHFFNAIYWVDPVNSLGRPRGWETGLPFAYSRESADGSLYLSSEFWSDHDGSDGCAGNLERSTYLRFRRDTTPGQGTEVYPQVDWHNTNRQVEAQRVVFHDPTGDRQMDTVWSEYDGLGHFRREVTTGNFWAGSSHGERRETSIGFNRSTGTYPGSYAPVHISEPWVLGIFDSTEVYEPDAHGQQRARSEFHFESDTGFLTCQRALAAGAVRSSRDLLTVRSRDARGRVTDQRHYGSDRQPLSTSGGGCGSVPAQPAYWLSHEYDSQSPAHLRSRARTSAGGNGPFLLYDVDVEAGTGLVLAERDPSGFERRYTYDTLGRPLTVTPDAGARTEYAYVIASASNGPRFTTTQISPTSGAVLAQSHRIFDALGRLADERRLLPGNIWSSRERQHNARGWMTSISEWGAWNETKPSTKYLSFDPFGRASVIRPPNGSTHDLKVQRIAEWKVKRKTKLALAGGETYVPRIFEYDRYGRLRTVRERSGAGGALVPTTYRYDVGGRLTSATTTSGGTTQVRNFSYDNRGFLLSETVPEKGTAGNGTLYYREYDALGLAHRRDDGPNSHALTYDLMGRLRTVRDRNAASRLLRELQWDGVVAASRGQLWIAKEYNYLDLPWNGTGEEPVIVQQTFSYDGLANAVSQKTTQLLWSSPSVRFRQGYTYSELGQVASRDFPRCDLPVTCTGPAANGRVVTYKYDSGRLTEVPGWARSITYHPSGVWKEIEHANGVRDHQDIDPSFRRRPQRLYTSAVTPGFDSGTMTYDGAGNLKTMGSHAFTYDKARRLARASYLSGAFDQSYTYDPFGNLTAVDGYTTGERSLPVNPQTNRLSGASYDAAGNLLQPPPSSSIPAWQFTYDTSNRLVGQGNQRYLYDAFGERTMQIAADATMAGGAFFLRDLDQRFITKITLDGDRWLRDRDYIYAGSRLLARASTDTFADRDFHLDHLGSVRLVTHGVAMKRAAGTYRDEHFFFPYGEREGGSANFEDSPLFTGHERDGSTGADYMHARHYLWSLGRFLSVDPVVGVTSQPQSLNRYAYTLGNPINRTDPTGLSSILVCYHDGERVECFYSDDEIVDGGRGGGTGDNGFIDGTRYYDGNARPPGTIRRDWGDGPRNGNGGGGGPDEPVDPDPEDPDEPETGEDKNIVACTFATLYYTWPVAQFEHLVMGGISAAGAMAGSAVGDVVMSPFRLVPEINQQHTAKLGQPPGSIAPIFMSTGWPAFQEIMNAFQEGHHAASAECSNEH
- a CDS encoding TonB-dependent receptor, whose protein sequence is MSIFCLSARRPIVFLLGLATLSFSLLFPIALVAQETGSLTGRVTPTHDHDFILSTARIPDLGLKVDVAADGSFRFGSVRPGSYILEVRVPTLGVVAERVEVRAGEESTVEVELKAGSHSEEISVTATSDARGLFELASPTTSISGQELEERLEATLGETLGQEAGIHSTFFGPGASRPIIRGLTGDRVRMLEGGIGTGDVSGVSVDHAVTAEPAQAERIEVVRGPGTLLYGSSAIGGVVNVIDERVPSVRGTTGVHGSVEVRGGTGADERQGSLLLEGGSGNWAWNVAATGRETDDYEIPGFANAEEEEHEEEHEEEGHEEHEEENPFGTVPNSDIETRSARAGVTYFFGNRGFFGVSVSGFDTEYGLPGGHGHGEEGEEHEEEEHEEEEHEEEEEIVRIDMEQRRLDLQGQVIDPFSGFQAFKFRLGTTDYEHAELEGDEIGTLFFNDYLETRLELVQEQRGRHRGSFGLQFSDRDLEAIGEEAFLEPTTTQRWGVFTLQEYAAGDVNWQFGARFESQDVDPAFNASRSHDGLSASVGLVWQANEVFSLAASVARSVKLPAAEELFSDGLHVATRTFEIGDPTLEEEVGLGVDVSLRADGDVVSGELTLFRQDFSDFIFQGFTGDFDEGFPVVVYSQEDAVFEGAELKGRIELFEQDDHHVHLSLMGDMVDAELDAGGNLPRIPPMRLGGGVHYHSERWNAAAEVRWVDDQTDVAVNETGTDGYTMVHASLGYRVLFGNQILDLLLRGRNLTDEEARSHTSFLKNFAPLPGRNITLSAKFRF